The genomic window AACTCTCATAACATAATCAGCATTCTTTGCCCTACCTTCAATTTTAAATGCATCTAACACCCCTATTAATTCAGGAATATGTTCAATCATACAAAGATCTTTAGGAGATAGTAAGAATTTTCCCTCACATAAGATCTCATATGTTCCATCATGATGTTCATTTATTAATTTCCATTTTCTTCTACATGGTTGTAAGCACTCTCCACAGTTTGCATGTTTGTTAAATAAATAAGCACTTAAGAAACACCTTCCACTTATAGCAACACATAAAGCTCCATGAACAAACCCTTCTAACTCTAAATTAACTCCATCTCTTTTTAAATTTTCTTTTATTATCTTTATTTGGTTTAATGTCAATTCTCTTGACAAAACAATTCTTTTACAATATCTACTATAAAATTTTGCTAAATTAGAGTTTGTTATATTACATTGCACACTTGCATGTACATCAATGCCTAATGAGTTAGCATATTCCATCAAAGATATATCACTTAATATTAAAGCATCTATATCTATTGAATGAGCAAAGTTAATAATATCTATTGCCTTATCTAATTCATCTTCATAAATTACTGTGTTTAGGCATAGGTATATCTTCTTATCATTGTCATGAACATACTTAACTGCCTCTTTTAATTCATCTCTTGTAAAATTTTTGGCAGTTTTTCTCATACTAAATTCTTTTAAACCACAATAAACTGCATCAGCTCCATACTTTATAGCTGTCCTTAGACAGGTCATATCTCCTGCAGGAGAAAGAAGTTCCATGATTATCACTTAAATTATCAATCTCTTTTTTATTCCATCATAAAGATCTATAATATTCCCATTTAAAAAAGCACTCATAGTATAAATAACCCCAGGAGGGAGAATATTTATTTTTTCTCCAGATTTAACAAAGTATAGGTTATCAAAACTTAATAATGTTCCAAATATTATACATGATAATTTCTTAATATCTTCCAACTCTCTCACAGCTATAACAACAACAGGATCATCTGTTTCTTTACCAGTATAGCCTACACCATGTATATATTTTGGTCCTTCAGTAACTGAAGAATCAACATTGTAGTTTAGCTTCTCACAAATTTCTTTAACAGTTAGTGCCATCTCATTTACCATTTTTTCTCCACCGTATGTGTCAAAACTAACTATAATAGCATCTCCATAATCAGATAGAGCTTCTGTTATGGCATATGATACACCTTCTTTAGCTTTTTCTGGTTTTTCAGCTACTCCATTCAAGTCATCAAAACTTTTTGCATATTTTTTTAATGTTTCAAATATTATCTTATTATTGAGTTCTAACTTATCTTTTGGAGTTAGTGAGGTTATGACAATATCATCTCCAGTCACATTAGATATTCTCCCTTTAATTCCATATCTTGCTAATCTTTCTCTGACTTCCTTATCTACTAAATCATTAATATCTTTATTAGCTTCAACATCATTATCAGCTATATCTACTCCAAAGCTAACTATATACATAAAGGATCACTTTTTAATTTTTACTGCTTTTCTTTTTAGAGGACTACCACATATTTCACATTCATCTTCATCATAATTAGCAGGATATATTTTTTTACATCCAATACAAACCTTTCTCCAGACAATTTGTCTATTAGTTTTATATCTTATCCCCTTAACATTAATATTCAACTTTTTAGCTACATTTTGCATAGCATAATCATCAGTGTATAAAATTGCTTTTAACTCTAAACTCAAAGCTAATACTGACACATCCTGTTCTGACAGTCTATCACCAGTCTTTAGTGCAGTTTCTTTAACTTTATTTATAAACTCTTCTTTAGGAGATCTTATTTTTAGCTTTCCAAACCTAATAGCTTGATCAACAATAACTCTATTGGATTTTATCTCTTCTAAAGCTTCTGGAGTTATGTAATGGTTAGCATCTTCAGTTAATGGATTATATCCATGTAATATAGCTGATGCATCTAAAACTATTTTCAATATCATCACCTTAAATTATTTATAAAAAACTTCTACTTATTAAATTTTGGTGATATATTATGATTACTACAGTTGTGGGAAGTTATCCTGTTGTATTCAAGGAGAATGAAGATTTTTTTGATAAAATAAAAAAAATATTTGGAATTTATGACCCATATAAATATGCTATTGAAGTGGCAGTTAAAGATCAAATTAATGCAGGAATTGATATTATAAGTGATGGACAGGTTAGGGGAGATATGGTTGAAATCTTTACTAGTAAACTTTTTGGTTTTGAAGATAGGAGAGTTGTTAATAGGGTTGAGTTTGTGGAGCCAATAACTTTAAAAGATATTTTATATGCTAAAAAAATAGCTAAAAAACTAAATAGCAATGTTGAAGTTAAAGGGATAATAACAGGGCCTAATACAATAGCTTACTCTGTTAAAGATGAATACTATTCTAATAAAGAAGAGCTAATATTTGATATTGCTAAAGCTTTAAGGAATGAAGTATTAGCTATAAAGAATCATGTAAGTTATATACAAATAGATGAACCCATTCTATCTGTAGGTATTGCAGATTTTGAAGTGGCTAAGAGGGCTATAGATATTATTGTTAGAGGTATTAATAAAAGCTTTGGCATGCACGTCTGTGGAAAGGTTTATAATATAATAGATGAGCTTAATGAGTTTAATGTATCAATTTTAGATCATGAGTTTGCATCAAATAGAAAAAACTTAGAAATTCTTGATAGAATAAAGAAGAAAGTAGGTTTTGGCTGTGTTAATACAAAAGTTAATAAAGTTGAAAGTGTTGAAGAAATTAAAGGATTAATAAAAGAAGGATTAGAAATAATAAAAAATAATAATTTTATTAGTGAAAAAGATATACTAATTGATCCAGACTGTGGTTTAAGACTGTTAAATAGAGATGTGGCATATAATAAGTTGAAAAATATGGTATTAGCATCTAAGAATATTTAATTTTTTTAGTATAACTATCCAAAAGACATTCAAGAATAAAGCTACTGGAAAAAGGATAAAGCTAATAACATCATGAGCTAATTGGAAGTTGTCTGTTTTATATGTTATTATCATAATTATCCTTAAAATATTTACAACATTTATAACTAACAATCCAAAGATGGAATATAATATTTTATAGGTTATTTTTACTTTAGGTGTGGCAAAAACAAAGCTTAAGAATATGGTCATCTCTAAAGAGCATGTACAAGCTCTATCAATAATAAAGATCTTATTATTAAAAAACAATAAATTATTATATGTGTAAATATGCATTAGATGGCCTATAATTGATGATAGAATATTAGATAAAAAATTTTCTAAGATTGATAAGATAGAATAAGAGATTATAAATACAAAGGCTATATTTTTAACATAATCTTTTCTCATTATTCCATTAATTGTTTAACTCTTTCAGCTCTTTTCATAGCTTCTGTTTGTGTAACGGCTTCTGATTTTAATGTAGTTTCTTTATAATGAGCCGAACCTTGAGCTATTGATTTTATATAATAAAATCCTACAATAGAAGCTACTGCCAATACTGTTGCTAATAATAAGGCAAATTCTAATGATATTTGAGCTCTATTTTTCATAATATCTCCTTATAAAATAGAATGTTAATATTAAAATCATTATATGAATATAAATTGGAACTGGTATGGAGAATATATTTTCTTCATATAAATGGATATACCTTGTACAGTTGTCTGATAAATTGCTATTATCTATTACTGTAAGAACTACAGTATAAACTCCAGAGTTATTATAAATATGATAAACTATTGGGTTGTATGTTTCTAAACTTGACCCATCTCCAAAGTTCCATATATATCTTATAATCCTACCGTCAGGATCATATGATGGGGATGCATTAAAGGTAACATTTAGTCCATTAATTATATAGTTGAAATTAGCTATTGGAGGGTAACTTTCATTTCCTCCAACTATTATTAGTTTTGATGTATAACCATATTTATTGATGTTATTTTTAACATATAGTGTAACTATATAAACTCCTGGCTTATTGTATTTATGATTCACTTCTTTTTTATTAACTTCTACACTCCCATCTCCAAAGTCCCATTTTCTATAAACTATTTTTGTATTAGTTGGATATGATCTAGATGTGTCTATAAATAATATATTTTCATTAGCTTTTGGATATTTAGGATTATATGTAAAATTAGCTAAAATTCCTGAAACCGTAATATATCTTTCATATGAATTATTAGCGTTCAGTTCATCCCACACTGTTAATTTTATTCTATAAAATCCTGGTTTATTATAAATATGATAAACTATTGGGTTGTATGTTTCTAAACTTGACCCATCTCCAAAGTCCCATTTATATTTTATTATTTTCCCTTCAGGATCAAAAGAGTATGAAGCATCTAGTACGATCCTTTGTCCCACATCAGGATTTTCTGGATAATATATGAAATAAGCTACAGGTTTTTTATTAATTACAGAAAAGTTTATTTCTGTTTTATTCTTATCTCCAAATCCGTCCCAAACTGTTAAGATTGCAGTATAATTACCAATTGGAAACTTATGATAAACAGGATCTAAGGAGTTTGAAGTATAATTAAAAACTAAATTTCCTGAGGAATTATAGACTAACAAATTATAACCATAAATCATTGCCATTGGAGAAGTTTTTGGAATTGTATAATTATCTATTATCTCGCCATTATGATCATATACAGGAATCTTTCTATTAGCATCAGGATCATAACTATTCTTTGGATTAAATTCTATCACATCTTTATATGAGGCTGGATTAGGAAGAATAAGAAGGGAAGCTATGGGTGGATTGTTATTGATAACATATACTTTTTTACTATTTTCAAATCTTCTATGATTATAAGAAATATACATATAAACTTCATAAACCCCTTCTTTATAATAAGTGTACTGCCAAGCATATGGAGACTTTCCAGGAGTTATAATTGTGCTATTACCATCCCCATAGTAAATATAATGCCGTAAATTAGTATATCTTTTAGGCTCAACAATAGTAATGTTAACAGGTTTTCCAGTGCTTGTTATCATAGGATTAACATAAATTTGTGGAACACTGTAATAACCTACACCTATTGGTGGGGGAATACCTAAACCAATATTTCCATTTTCATCAACTATTAAAACATGAGGATAATAGAGACCCTCTTCAGTATAACTATGTGTTGGAGAACTTTCAAATGAAATATCTCCATCACCAAAACACCACATTACAAATATTACTTTTCCTGGATAACTAAAAGAAAATTTTACTGGTTTATTAGTAGTAACTTCTGGTTTATCAACTTCAGCAGGTATATCATAATAAAATCCCTGTCTTATTGTTAAATTATAAACAGGATTTGATATTATATCTGAATAATAGTAAAGATTTACGGTGTGATGTTTTTTATCATATTCATATTTATAAGTTTTAGAATTGGATAAATTTGGATAAAAGTTATATTTTATATTTCCAACATCTCCAACAATTATAAAGTTTAAAGTATCTGATTTCCACCAACTTCCAGCTCCTCCATAACTCATCCAGAAAAATGGCCACATAAATGGGAATTTATATACATGCTCTGTTGGAGTAAAATATTCTCTATAAGTATAATCAGTTTCTACCCCATCTCCAAAGTCCCATTTCCAATAAAGTCCCCATGCATCTTTCATATTAAATTTAGTTTTATCACCTACTTTGTATGTTAATTTATGAGGATTGACATATTCATTTCCTCTATTATCATTATGATTTAAAGAACTATTATAAACATACGTATAAGCCTCTCCCCCATAATGTGAAGGTCCCATAACCCAATAAACATAACCTCCAAAATGTTGTTTGACATATATAACTTTGTAACCTACCCAAACTTTCCCATATTTATCAACTATTAAAACCTGTATAAAATGAAATCCAGGGGTTGTGTAAATAATAGATGGTTTAAATTTAAAAGATGTTTTATTATCAAAATTCCACATAATAAATTCAATATTATTTTTATTAATATTAGGGATAAAGGTTATATTATCTTCAATAACAATATTATCTTCATTGACATCTGTTATAATCCCTACTTCTCCACCAACTTTTAGTCCCTTAAATATTAAATCATTTATATCTAAATCTGTAGGGTATTTGATTATAACTACATTAGAATTATTAACTGATGTATTAGCTATAGTGTAATTTTTATAATATTCTACCACCCAGGTATTTAAACTATTATTAGGGATAAACCAGTAATAGGTGTTATATACATCACCAACAATAAGCCAATTGTAGGTTTCTGTTGGAGGGTAATGAACATTTTTATAATATCCTCCCCAAGCTACAGGATATATAAATGGGAAAGTGTAAGAGTGATTAACATTTCTCCCATATTTTATCTTATCATCACCAAAAAACCATATTACTGTTCCATTTTCTATTATAATCTCTGTAGTATTACCTATACTTAAAGCTACAAAATTTATTGTATCATTTATATTAAATTTATCTCCTCCAGTACTATTAGTTATGTTCATCAAACCATTATGAACAAATATAACATCAGCAAAAATTGATGAAAGAAAAATAAATAAAAAAATTATCAAATATTTTTTCATCAACTTCACCTGAATAATATTGAAGTATTTTTAGCTATATAACCTTCTGAGTATTCTATCAAGATAATGTTTCCTTTTGATAAATTAAATCCATATATAGTATTATTTACAGAATAATTTATATTACCCTTTATCATTACTCCATCTTTTGTTGGAGTTAGTATTATTGTTATTGGATGTGTAACATTTATTGTATAATTTGCTACATAAATTACATAATTCTCTTCACCAATAGGTTTTAAAACTACTGCTAAACTATTATTATTTGAATAAGCTAATAAAGCATAATTTTCTATCTTATTTGCTACCTCATAAACTTTATCAGCTAAAACCCCTGATATTAGACTATCAGAAAAATTTATAATATTATTATATAAAAATATGGAAATAACCATTATCATCATAAATGCTAAAATTAAATCTATAGATATCTGTCCTCTCATAACTTCACTCTATCTCTATTTTTGGTTTATATCCACAGCTTCCCCATTTATATGTAGCATTTGTAAACATGCCAATAATTGAATATCTACCATCATTAACCTTTATATACTGTTCAGGATCTCCATAATATATAGTACCTTTATAAGTTTTTGGTTTTTCTTCATGATAATCTAATATATTTCTCATTGGTTTTTGTGGAATAGCTATTATATTGCTAACATCTTTTAAAACTAACCAATCTACTAAAACAGTTGCATTTAATACCCCTTCAGTGCAGATAGATATTGGATAATTTTCATTTATATTTATATTTATTGATTTATTGTATAACAAATTATAATATTCATTATATATTCTAAAGCTAACTCTATCTTCTCCCCAGGATACAGAATAGATATAAAAGTTGTTTAGATATTTACTAAAATTAGGAATTTTAGAAAGATTTTGGCCATATCTCACATATAACCCTTCTTTTCCCCAAGAGGTATTATAGTAAATAAATCCAATACCATTAGAATCATTTTTAAAAAATCCTATAAATTCTGAAATATTTTCACTATCTAACTTCATAACACTAGAGAAATTTGCTCTGAAGATTAGCTCATAATTATATGAGAAGCTTCTTTTAGTAGAGAGTTTAGAATAAGGACCTTTTACATATAATAGCCCATTATTTATCCAACAACCTCCAGTAATTTCCCATGAGTTATTATCTAAATAGTTAAAATTATCAAACAGTATGAATGTTTTATGAGGATTTTCCCTATTAATTTTTGTTGAAGAGTTATATAATATGAATATTTTTCCATTAATTAAGTTATCTTCACTACAATTTACCCAAATAACTGATATATTGTTGTATCTCCACTTTTCTATCCAATATGGTAATAAAATATACTCATTAGCTATTTTAGAACTACCTATAATTCTTATTTCAGAGGGATCATTTGGATTTTTCATTAGTGTATAGTTAAAATTAGTGTTATTTAATATTATTTTAAATATGTGATGCCCATTACTAACATTAACATCTACTGGTGAGCAGTAACTCCAATTGTAATAAAACTTATTATTATAAACATAAGGATCAGGTATCTCCTTTAATGTTATTTCTTTAATTATGCCAATTTCCTTATTTATAATAATACTCACATTATTTTCTAACTCCTTTCTATATTTTAATAAAACTTCTCCAGTTAAAAGTATTCTTGTTGGCTCACTTGTAGGATTTATCCTTATATGGGACACAATAATTGTAAAATTATCCCTGCAAACATTATATAAAGTTTTATTTAATATGTATGTAATATTATTCTCAATACATTCTTCAGCTGAGGATGAATTATTAAAGAATCTATGTTCTTTCATCAATGTATAGCTAACATTTATAAAAACATCATTAACAATTTTATCTAAATTATGGTTTATGGTATGCTCAATATTTTTTTCAGCTAATGAGATCATTTTAACCTCTATCTCATTCTTAATCTCAGATGTTTTTAAATCTATTGTGTTGTAAAAAACAGATGTTATAGTAAAAACCAATAAAACTAATACTAAAGCAATTTGTGTATAATACATAAAAATCACTTTATATATAGCTTTACAATAACTGAAGAGATATTTTTAGAGTAATAAACAGGCATTAAAATGGGATAATTTAATTGTTTTTCAGCATACTCTTTAGCTATCATGTAATCAGGAAATCTTTTATCTAAAATGTCAATATATGTATCATTTCCATATATAATATACCAACCTTCAGATCTATTTAAAATTAGTGTAGCTATTATATAAGTGTTTGAAGAGTTAAAATTTTTTTCTATGATAGTTTCATTATTAATTTCCAGTCTATAACTATCCAAAGGTATAGAATTATTTAAAAGCATAATAGCTTTTCTTTTTATCTCTGTATCATTAAAGCTATACAATATTACAAAATCCTGTAAAACTCCACTTTTTATTAGTGTTTCCATTGTAGATAAACCTTTATCTATTTTATACTCATTTTTTACAGCGTCTAAATAAACATTATTATGCTCTACTAAAGAAACACTCCACATACCCAGCCCTACAATCAAGATAATAGTAGCTATTATCAAATCATAATCAAAAATCACCCTACCACCATTACAGAGATATTAGCTAAACTAAATGTTATAGTCTTAAAATCAATATTCTCTTCTGATGAAGCAAATGAAAATTCTAATGGATATTTTGAATAGATAATCTTTATTTCATTTAATCCAGGTTTTAATTCTTCAGCAATATCATCATACTCTTTCCAAAGACTGTTGGCATTTTTTCTAAAGATTTTACCATTTATGGATAATATTACATCATAATCTTTATTATACACTATAGGCTCTGGATTGTTGTAAGGTCTAACAAATACCCAATCTATATCTAACCAACCATCTTTATCAACATAAAATACTATTGGTAAAACTGTATTTGGGATATAGTTTGATAAAAAATAGTTTTGACTATCATTAACAATTAATACACTTCTCTTACTATCCCTAATTATCTCATATGTAACCCATGAATCATACAATTCATATGGTAGATACAGATATTGATAATGGTCTTCATCAATTATGCTATTTTCAAACCTTATATCTCCTCCCCATTCATAGTTAGTTACTATAGTCCTATTATAACCATCATAAAACCCAAAATAGGCATTGTGTTTCCTATGGAAATATACATGAGCTTTCATAGCATATTCCAAAGGAAATTTTTCAAAAGAAATAATATGAGATGTGTTATTTAGAGCTAAATATGTGAAATTTATATTATCATATTTACTTTTTAAAATACTAACATTCCCACTTACATTAAATAAACTTCTATTTAAATTAGAAAAGTTATCATAAAGTATAAAAACTCTCTTTCCATCACTTTCAGAATTGGCATTTGAATTACCATATAGCATGAATATTTCTCTAACTTCATTAGGAAGTAGATTCATTTTTACCCATGCTATTGTATGTTCTTTATTAATACTCTGTGGTTCTATCCAAAAATCTAATTTATTTCCATTACTATCTAAAAACCTTACATCTCTACAAAATTTATCCATCTTACCTTCATCAATATATTCCTTTGAATTAAATATTATTTTAACAGGATAATTTTCTAGATATTTATTATCTCTATTTTTTATCAATATTGGAGTGGCATACTTCCAATCACTATATAGTGAAAATGGGTTACTATCATTTGTTAAGATTTTCATGGAAAATTTTAATGATTTATTTGAATAAATATAAATTATATCTCCACATTTTCCAAATGCTTTATATTTTAATGGGTTATTTAATGTATTACTATCTAAAATTATTATTGGAATATAAGCTGAATCTTTATAAATAAATATAGCATAACCACCAATTCTGCTAATTTTTAGAGAGTTGTTTAGTGTAGTTGTATTAACTATATTTGAATATAATGATATATTTTTCCCATTAATTGTTACAATTATTTTATAATCTTCTAGCATGGAATA from Methanocaldococcus villosus KIN24-T80 includes these protein-coding regions:
- a CDS encoding PKD domain-containing protein, with translation MKKYLIIFLFIFLSSIFADVIFVHNGLMNITNSTGGDKFNINDTINFVALSIGNTTEIIIENGTVIWFFGDDKIKYGRNVNHSYTFPFIYPVAWGGYYKNVHYPPTETYNWLIVGDVYNTYYWFIPNNSLNTWVVEYYKNYTIANTSVNNSNVVIIKYPTDLDINDLIFKGLKVGGEVGIITDVNEDNIVIEDNITFIPNINKNNIEFIMWNFDNKTSFKFKPSIIYTTPGFHFIQVLIVDKYGKVWVGYKVIYVKQHFGGYVYWVMGPSHYGGEAYTYVYNSSLNHNDNRGNEYVNPHKLTYKVGDKTKFNMKDAWGLYWKWDFGDGVETDYTYREYFTPTEHVYKFPFMWPFFWMSYGGAGSWWKSDTLNFIIVGDVGNIKYNFYPNLSNSKTYKYEYDKKHHTVNLYYYSDIISNPVYNLTIRQGFYYDIPAEVDKPEVTTNKPVKFSFSYPGKVIFVMWCFGDGDISFESSPTHSYTEEGLYYPHVLIVDENGNIGLGIPPPIGVGYYSVPQIYVNPMITSTGKPVNITIVEPKRYTNLRHYIYYGDGNSTIITPGKSPYAWQYTYYKEGVYEVYMYISYNHRRFENSKKVYVINNNPPIASLLILPNPASYKDVIEFNPKNSYDPDANRKIPVYDHNGEIIDNYTIPKTSPMAMIYGYNLLVYNSSGNLVFNYTSNSLDPVYHKFPIGNYTAILTVWDGFGDKNKTEINFSVINKKPVAYFIYYPENPDVGQRIVLDASYSFDPEGKIIKYKWDFGDGSSLETYNPIVYHIYNKPGFYRIKLTVWDELNANNSYERYITVSGILANFTYNPKYPKANENILFIDTSRSYPTNTKIVYRKWDFGDGSVEVNKKEVNHKYNKPGVYIVTLYVKNNINKYGYTSKLIIVGGNESYPPIANFNYIINGLNVTFNASPSYDPDGRIIRYIWNFGDGSSLETYNPIVYHIYNNSGVYTVVLTVIDNSNLSDNCTRYIHLYEENIFSIPVPIYIHIMILILTFYFIRRYYEK
- a CDS encoding methionine synthase: MITTVVGSYPVVFKENEDFFDKIKKIFGIYDPYKYAIEVAVKDQINAGIDIISDGQVRGDMVEIFTSKLFGFEDRRVVNRVEFVEPITLKDILYAKKIAKKLNSNVEVKGIITGPNTIAYSVKDEYYSNKEELIFDIAKALRNEVLAIKNHVSYIQIDEPILSVGIADFEVAKRAIDIIVRGINKSFGMHVCGKVYNIIDELNEFNVSILDHEFASNRKNLEILDRIKKKVGFGCVNTKVNKVESVEEIKGLIKEGLEIIKNNNFISEKDILIDPDCGLRLLNRDVAYNKLKNMVLASKNI
- a CDS encoding DUF2341 domain-containing protein, with translation MKIIRSKRGYIFTLEAVVVAFIFLSIFYLVYSIYGHNFLTNFESKKDIDLFHKSLLLKGYYIKKYSFPQEKFYTIDISKYFGNINLKTFDLCHNYSENNVIIYPEIESVNYSMLEDYKIIVTINGKNISLYSNIVNTTTLNNSLKISRIGGYAIFIYKDSAYIPIIILDSNTLNNPLKYKAFGKCGDIIYIYSNKSLKFSMKILTNDSNPFSLYSDWKYATPILIKNRDNKYLENYPVKIIFNSKEYIDEGKMDKFCRDVRFLDSNGNKLDFWIEPQSINKEHTIAWVKMNLLPNEVREIFMLYGNSNANSESDGKRVFILYDNFSNLNRSLFNVSGNVSILKSKYDNINFTYLALNNTSHIISFEKFPLEYAMKAHVYFHRKHNAYFGFYDGYNRTIVTNYEWGGDIRFENSIIDEDHYQYLYLPYELYDSWVTYEIIRDSKRSVLIVNDSQNYFLSNYIPNTVLPIVFYVDKDGWLDIDWVFVRPYNNPEPIVYNKDYDVILSINGKIFRKNANSLWKEYDDIAEELKPGLNEIKIIYSKYPLEFSFASSEENIDFKTITFSLANISVMVVG
- a CDS encoding DUF2341 domain-containing protein, which translates into the protein MYYTQIALVLVLLVFTITSVFYNTIDLKTSEIKNEIEVKMISLAEKNIEHTINHNLDKIVNDVFINVSYTLMKEHRFFNNSSSAEECIENNITYILNKTLYNVCRDNFTIIVSHIRINPTSEPTRILLTGEVLLKYRKELENNVSIIINKEIGIIKEITLKEIPDPYVYNNKFYYNWSYCSPVDVNVSNGHHIFKIILNNTNFNYTLMKNPNDPSEIRIIGSSKIANEYILLPYWIEKWRYNNISVIWVNCSEDNLINGKIFILYNSSTKINRENPHKTFILFDNFNYLDNNSWEITGGCWINNGLLYVKGPYSKLSTKRSFSYNYELIFRANFSSVMKLDSENISEFIGFFKNDSNGIGFIYYNTSWGKEGLYVRYGQNLSKIPNFSKYLNNFYIYSVSWGEDRVSFRIYNEYYNLLYNKSINININENYPISICTEGVLNATVLVDWLVLKDVSNIIAIPQKPMRNILDYHEEKPKTYKGTIYYGDPEQYIKVNDGRYSIIGMFTNATYKWGSCGYKPKIEIE
- a CDS encoding class III signal peptide domain-containing protein, archaeosortase D/PIP-CTERM system-associated, encoding MKNRAQISLEFALLLATVLAVASIVGFYYIKSIAQGSAHYKETTLKSEAVTQTEAMKRAERVKQLME
- a CDS encoding U32 family peptidase translates to MELLSPAGDMTCLRTAIKYGADAVYCGLKEFSMRKTAKNFTRDELKEAVKYVHDNDKKIYLCLNTVIYEDELDKAIDIINFAHSIDIDALILSDISLMEYANSLGIDVHASVQCNITNSNLAKFYSRYCKRIVLSRELTLNQIKIIKENLKRDGVNLELEGFVHGALCVAISGRCFLSAYLFNKHANCGECLQPCRRKWKLINEHHDGTYEILCEGKFLLSPKDLCMIEHIPELIGVLDAFKIEGRAKNADYVMRVTKVYREAIDSYFDGSYYDKLEYFKKELSKVYNRGYDTGFYFRDVSNKIDFQYDREGNISEYKKVEIGRVVNFYKKINVAEIELYHDLKVGDVILIMGKTTGCVEEKVDSMEINHKKVKIAKKGERVGVKLNNLVREGDKVYLLKKLS
- the artD gene encoding archaeosortase D, with the translated sequence MRKDYVKNIAFVFIISYSILSILENFLSNILSSIIGHLMHIYTYNNLLFFNNKIFIIDRACTCSLEMTIFLSFVFATPKVKITYKILYSIFGLLVINVVNILRIIMIITYKTDNFQLAHDVISFILFPVALFLNVFWIVILKKLNILRC
- a CDS encoding type II toxin-antitoxin system VapC family toxin, translated to MKIVLDASAILHGYNPLTEDANHYITPEALEEIKSNRVIVDQAIRFGKLKIRSPKEEFINKVKETALKTGDRLSEQDVSVLALSLELKAILYTDDYAMQNVAKKLNINVKGIRYKTNRQIVWRKVCIGCKKIYPANYDEDECEICGSPLKRKAVKIKK